One Pagrus major chromosome 11, Pma_NU_1.0 genomic region harbors:
- the LOC141004883 gene encoding BMP/retinoic acid-inducible neural-specific protein 3-like isoform X2: MDIQAMEESLERITETWDIFYKEFEESDEFKAFYARLPQNYFLNVSTIQHLWSMDNLFQWRYEQLENSMRVLSRRAQRVIFKLFSLSKRCHRQPQVRLPRERPQSYWLSHFQSLLYCSENNQLGAFSEELHSCSCRYEHSPCQLPPPCSIGEGSLCAACAPDNHTRCGSCNPGFTLMQGACRPMVADSTENYLGFETDLQDLELGYLLQRADRRLEVHAIFISNDMRLNSWFDPSWRKRMLLTLKSNKYKSNMVHMLLGISLQICLTKNSTLEPVLTLYINPFGGSHSESWYIPVNENSFPDWQATKLDLPFECYNWTLTLGNKWKTFFETIHIYLRSRIKTQDGLNDSMYYEPLEMTEPARNLGYMKINSIQVFGYSMHFDPEAIRDLILQLDYPYTQGSQDTAMLQLLEIRDRVNRLSPPGQQRLDLFACLLRHRLKLTASEVVRIHASLQAFSSRLPNSMDYETTKLCS, from the exons ATGGACATCCAAGCCATGGAGGAGAGCCTGGAGAGGATCACAGAAACGTGGGATATCTTCTATAAAGAGTTTGAGGAATCAG ATGAATTCAAGGCCTTTTATGCGAGGTTGCCCCAGAACTATTTCCTGAACGTGTCAACCATCCAACACTTGTGGTCGATGGACAACTTGTTTCAGTGGCGGTATGAGCAGCTGGAGAACAGCATGCGGGTCCTCTCCAGACGAGCCCAGAGAGTCATTTTCAAGCTCTTCAGTCTCAGTAAAAGATGTCACCGACAGCCCCAAGTCCGCCTACCACGAGAACG GCCTCAGTCCTACTGGCTGAGTCATTTCCAGTCTCTCCTGTATTGCTCAGAGAACAACCAGCTTGGTGCGTTCTCTGAGGAGCtccacagctgcagctgtcGATACGAGCACAGCCCCTGTCAGCTGCCACCGCCCTGCTCCATTGGGGAAGGCTCTCTTTGTGCGGCATGTGCACCAGACAACCACACCCGCTGTGGGAGCTGCAACCCAGGCTTCACTCTGATGCAGGGGGCCTGCAGGCCCATGGTGGCAGACTCTACGGAGAACTACCTGGGATTCGAGACGGACCTCCAGGATTTGGAGCTGGGCTACCTACTGCAGAGAGCTGATCGCAGGCTAGAG GTCCACGCGATCTTCATCAGCAATGACATGCGACTGAACAGCTGGTTTGACCCATCGTGGAGAAAGAGGATGCTGCTGACCCTGAAGAGCAACAAGTACAAGTCTAACATGGTCCACATGCTGCTGGGAATATCCCTCCAGATCTGCCTTACAAAGAACAGCACCCTGGAGCCTGTCCTTACTCTCTACATCAATCCCTTTGGAGGGAGCCACTCAGAGAGCTGGTACATCCCTGTCAATGAGAACAGTTTTCCAGACTGGCAGGCCACCAAGCTGGACCTACCCTTCGAGTGCTATAACTGGACTCTGACGCTGGGCAACAAGTGGAAGACGTTCTTTGAAACCATTCATATCTACCTTCGGAGCAGGATAAAGACTCAAGATGGACTGAATGACAGCATGTATTATGAGCCTTTAGAAATGACAGAGCCCGCTCGAAACCTGGGCTACATGAAGATCAACAGCATCCAGGTCTTTGGCTACAGCATGCACTTTGACCCGGAGGCGATCCGTGACTTGATTCTGCAGCTGGACTATCCGTACACGCAAGGTTCCCAAGACACGGCCATGCTTCAGCTCTTGGAAATACGAGACCGGGTGAACCGTTTGTCCCCTCCAGGTCAACAGAGGTTGGACCTGTTTGCCTGTCTTCTGCGGCACCGGCTCAAACTGACTGCCAGCGAGGTGGTTCGCATTCATGCCTCTTTACAGGCCTTCAGCTCACGTCTGCCCAATTCGATGGATTACGAGACCACCAAGTTGTGCAGTTAA